The Toxoplasma gondii ME49 chromosome XII, whole genome shotgun sequence genome includes a region encoding these proteins:
- a CDS encoding hypothetical protein (encoded by transcript TGME49_277790): protein MPNQITIFTEAHNIACARAKRLLSDLLIRVQGDLGSPDGRAKTETRGFSSPGAAHAVAPTLSLPCYGDPAYACVFGLPGSGLREEMRRCSDGQAASRLFTGGAFASFGREARVACGGEEAGQDLRASFRRMNRSPAGRMGGRGENSFLLTDEVVEEEAGKWTLVEISLTDYPERREELLQLSSSFLLPQVFFNNFGVGGWEELQRLEQSGELETLLASSVDNYEYRQAPAVSRSLWEDREVERELRTKYDCLQGPGGGSLPATRPFFDTPLSLYQRSSIAGRVEARRASEENEGRRASTLKQTPSSRFSRRSPRHHTLRLRTASVTAQGPGDRETDGEPRRERLKFSALFGEKKPAEASPPFSEEGGAEETTPAKASSTSVSRWTLSVSRKWVEEEDERRLNSATEKREEPKREGEMRKDEKREEEMRKDEKREEEMRKEEKREEEKREGTKESRNEQEKKREGRREDGRREEEREQKRSSGEEREEGNSKQPEREKEGRRISFRAEHMFGEAEKAPTRRSVSSPHVPWPASCSRLASVTPLDPRVQAPTYSPRKSASKEADELKKRDPFYAGAFFIPASEADVKSGKFSISTDPHTDCKMKKITYAELLKTLRVVLPFADRTAYLRTHKQCFVASEAVDAFCSQLHFPSRDSAVQFGRDLVRHSVIQLSHQDHLVVFADSPSLLCRLQMHQEPFVLNWTVIWTKPVVSSLLGLVRYLYTLFDELEAAHEEAKTSLIDQARVKSDARYLEFQIAVCELQTVDLLNLKSEGVKKAFLLNIYNLLCKHALIELGVPSDSMSRKTFFSSVSYCIGGYRFTLNELENGLLRCNRRACYSLTKPFGFRDQRLQFVLNEFDPRIHFALNFGAKSGPPVRFYEAESIEEELRIAAEAFCESDANVLVDLPGKTLWLSKIFSWYENDFGSTHVKVALFLLPFLHGEKRERLISLLRAAKADVLLPQSSAIDTGPFSRFTGEEERCMRETELPSPASILSSSALASSSAAQASPSRAARVSSAQTVGGEERFVHAPPLHVSSCPSTFHHTLADLHGRQKAGEGEDATAPGPASPRPHMLHANSEREAGFSHATAVPPGGPPASEPAGPGVHPRGRGVLTPGGGSTPGTFFQKLLTRSKTSLTIEGSPLAHAASLFSRSGSSSFLPGSGGATFKVKYLDYDWTPNIVVSHKYRGSWLGDVVGRVQTVLPTQVINMSLHAYGNSPAHAGHDSNRPSLQSEERDDKRGEAQPASTGVDARPHARVSDASTALGPHRKTPPVSTASEKAAERENGHTEGENTTQRGEKTSEDTREAATHAGAGTEEAENVRGVASAGKKKKGDRKRRSNAEKLRGKKGEKREEGGEGVKREERSVPGRSGFLKGRSKGAPGGRGRDAGDAAREKAGETGELAKSEESSSEGIVLGSATPAEFQQKKKG from the exons ATGCCGAACCAGATCACGATTTTCACGGAGGCGCACAACATCGCATGCGCCCGAGCGAAGCGACTTCTCTCTGACTTGCTCATTCGCGTACAAGGCGACCTGGGCTCTCCAGATGGACGCGccaagacggagacgcgaggcttctcgtctcctggAGCTGCGCATGCCGTCGCGCCTACTCTCTCGCTGCCCTGCTATGGGGACCCCGCATATGCGTGCGTCTTCGGACTCCCGGGCTCCGGCCTCCGCGAAGAAATGCGTCGCTGCAGTGACGGCCaggctgcttctcgcctATTCACGGGCGGCGCCTTTGCCTCTTTCGGACGCGAGGCGCGCGTCGCCtgtggaggcgaggaggccgGACAGGACCTGAGAGCGTCGTTTCGACGCATGAACCGGAGTCCAGCGGGGAGGATggggggaagaggagagaacagttTCTTGCTCACGGACGAAGTGgtggaggaggaggcaggcAAGTGGACGCTTGTTGAGATCTCGCTGACGGACTAccccgagagaagagaggagctgctgcagctctcCAGCAGCTTTCTGCTTCCCCAGGTTTTCTTCAACAACTTTGGAGTGGGGGGCTGGGAGGAGCTCCAGAGACTCGAGCAGAGCGGGGAACTCGAAACCCTGTTGGCGAGCTCCGTCGACAACTACGAGTACAGACAGGCGCCCGCAGTGTCCAGGTCTTTGTGGGAAGACCGCGAAGTCGAGAGGGAACTGCGAACGAAA tACGACTGCTTACAGGGACCAGGAGGAGGTTCCTTGCCAGCGACGCGCCCGTTTTTCGACACACCTCTGTCGCTGTATCAGCGAAGTTCGATCGCAGGACGGGTCGAAGCTCGTCGAGCGtcggaagagaacgaaggccGCCGCGCCTCCACTTTGAAACAGactccgtcttctcgcttttctcgacGGTCTCCGCGACACCACACACTGCGTCTGCGGACTGCATCTGTCACGGCGCAGGGGCCCGGAGACCGCGAGACGGACGGAGAGCCccggagagaaaggctgaagttctctgccctcttcggcgagaagaaaccagcAGAAGCTTCCCCACCCTTCTCAGAGGAAGGTGGCGCGGAAGAGACAACTCCCGCGAAAGCCAGCTCTACATCTGTCTCGCGCTggactctctctgtctcgaggAAGTGGgtcgaggaggaggacgagagacgTCTGAAcagcgcgacagagaaacgcgaggaaccgaagcgagagggagagatgaggaaggacgagaagagggaggaagagatgagaaaggacgagaagagggaggaagagatgagaaaggaagagaagagggaggaagagaagagggagggcACTAAGGAGAGTAGGaacgaacaagagaagaagagagagggaaggagagaagatggacgaagagaggaagaacgagaacagaagagaagcagtggAGAGGAGCGTGAGGAGGGGAACTCGAAGCagccggagagagagaaagaaggaagacgaatcTCATTTCGAGCTGAGCACATGTTCGGtgaagcggagaaggcgccgaCGAGAAGGTCGGTTTCCTCGCCTCATGTTCCATGGCCAGCATCGTGCTCTCGCCTTGCCAGCGTCACGCCTCTCGACCCGAGGGTCCAGGCACCGACGTATTCCCCGAGAAAGTCTGCCtcgaaggaagcagacgaactCAAGAAGAG AGATCCGTTCTACGCGGGCGCCTTCTTCATTCCGGCTTCTGAGGCAGACGTCAAGTCTGGGAAGTTCTCGATTTCGACGGATCCGCACACTGACTgcaagatgaagaagatcACCTACGCAGAACTCTTGAAGACGCTGCGAGTGGTTCTCCCTTTCGCCGATCGCACGGCTTATCTTCGGACACACAAACAATGCTTCGTCGCCAGCGAGGCAGTCGATGCCTTCTGTTCGCAGCTTCACTTCCCTTCGCGGGACTCCGCCGTCCAG TTTGGGCGGGACCTCGTCAGACACTCGGTGATTCAACTCTCTCATCAGGACCATCTCGTCGTCTTTGCGgactcgccgtctctcctctgtcgcctccaaATGCACCAAGAGCCTTTCGTGCTCAACTGGACGGTCATCTGGACGAAACCagtcgtttcgtctctcctcggaCTCGTCAGATATCTCTACACGCTCTTCGACGAACTCGAG GCCGCTCACGAGGAGGCAAAGACAAGTTTGATTGACCAGGCACGGGTTAAGAGCGACGCGAGATATCTGGAGTTTCAAATTGCAGTTTGTGAGTTGCAGACTGTCGATCTTTTGAATctgaagagcgaaggcgtCAAGAAGGCCTTCCTGCTGAATATCTACAACCTCCTTTGCAAGCACGCACTCATCGag ctTGGAGTCCCGTCTGACAGCATGTCGCGAAAAacgttcttctccagcgtctcctACTGCATTGGAGGCTACAGATTCACCTTGAATGAACTCGAAAacggccttcttcgctgcaaCCGTCGCGCATGCTACTCTCTCACAAAGCCTTTTGGCTTTCGCGACCAGAGACTGCAATTTGTTTTGAATGAG tTTGATCCGCGCATCCACTTCGCTCTCAACTTCGGCGCCAAGTCAGGGCCGCCTGTTCGTTTTTATGAGGCAGAGTCGATTGAG GAAGAATTGAGAATCGCTGCGGAGGCCTTCTGTGAGTCTGACGCGAACGTACTGGTCGATCTGCCTGGAAAGACGCTCTGGTTGAGCAAGATTTTCAGTTGGTACGAGAACGACTTCGGATCGACACATGTGAAG GTTGcattgtttcttcttccctttctccatggcgagaagcgagaacgcCTCATTAGCCTCCTGCGAGCAGCGAAGGCCGATGTTCTTCTGCCTCAAAGTTCGGCTATCGACACAGGCCCTTTCTCGCGATTcaccggcgaagaagaacgatgcatgcgcgaaacAGAGCTCCCGTCTCCGGCTTCtatcctctcttcctccgctctagcctcttcgtctgcggcaCAGGCGTCCCCGTCGCGCGCGGctcgcgtttcgtctgcCCAGACCGTAGGGGGCGAGGAAAGgtttgtgcatgcaccgccACTGCACGTGTCTTCATGTCCCTCCACGTTCCACCACACGCTGGCGGATCTGCATGGACGGcagaaggcgggagaaggcgaggacgcgaCGGCGCCGGGTCCAGCGTCTCCGCGGCCTCACATGCTTCACGCAAATAGCGAGCGAGAAGCCGGTTTTTCGCATGCAACGGCTGTGCCTCCCGGGGGTCCGCCGGCCTCCGAGCCCGCGGGCCCGGGTGTACATCCACGGGGCCGCGGTGTACTTACACCCGGCGGCGGGAGCACGCCTGGTACGTTTTTCCAGAAACTGTTGACGCGGAGCAAGACTTCGTTAACGATTGAGGGCAGTCCTCTGGCGCATGCGGCGAGTCTGTTCAGTCGGTCCGGGAGCTCGAGTTTTCTTCCCGGCTCCGGCGGGGCAACGTTCAAAGTCAAGTATCTCGACTACGACTGGACGCCGAACATCGTTGTTTCTCACAAGTACCGGGGGAGTTGGCTGGGTGACGTTGTGGGTCGCGTTCAGACTGTGCTCCCCACGCAGGTGATCAACATGTCACTGCATGCGTACGGCAACTCCCCTGCGCATGCGGGTCACGACAGCAACAGACCTTCTCTgcaaagcgaggaaagagacgacaaACGCGGCGAAGCGCAGCCTGCCTCGACCGGCGTGGACGCGCGGCCGCATGCACGCGTTTCAGACGCGTCGACGGCTCTCGGGCCGCACCGGAAGACGCCTCCTGTATCGACAGCAAGCGAGAaagcagcggagagagagaacggacacacagagggagaaaacacaaCGCAGAGGGGTGAAAAAACGAGCGAGGACACTCGGGAAgcggcgacgcatgcaggcgcgGGGACTGAGGAGGCGGAAAACGTGAGGGGGGTCGCGAGTGCGGgtaagaagaagaagggagatagaaaaagaagaagcaacgcagagaagttgcgagggaagaagggagagaagagagaagaggggggagaaggtgtgaaaagggaagaacgcAGCGTGCCGGGAAGAAGTGGATTTCTCAAGGGCCGGAGCAAAGGGGCGCCAGGAGGCAGGGGGAGAGACGCTGGTGACGCGGCGAGGGAAAAGGCGGGAGAAACTGGGGAGCTGGCAAAAAGCGAGGAATCCTCGTCAGAGGGGATTGTTCTCGGAAGCGCGACACCCGCGGAGTTtcaacagaagaaaaaaggatgA
- a CDS encoding hypothetical protein (encoded by transcript TGME49_277780) → MQPVKEKEGGVNERDTEAQSTERDKATISRARKGRDAEREEEEEEEEEEEEEEEEEEEEEEEEEEEEEEEEEEEEEEEEEEEEEEEEEEEEEEEEEEEEEEEEEEEEEEEEEEEEEGGEEGDKDGGEKVEGDGDDEEDDEEDGGGGYLI, encoded by the exons ATGCAACCAGtaaaagagaaggagggcgGAGTGAACgagcgagacacagaggctCAGAGCACAGAGCGGGACAAGG CCACCATCTCGCGAGCGCGGAAGGGCCgtgacgcagagagagaagaagaggaagaagaagaggaagaggaagaagaagaggaagaggaagaagaagaggaagaagaggaagaagaggaagaagaagaggaagaggaagaagaagaggaagaggaagaagaagaggaagaggaagaagaagaggaagaagaggaagaagaggaagaagaagaggaagaggaagaagaagaggaagaggaagaagaagaggaagaggaagaagaggaagaagaagggggagaagaaggagacaaagacggtggagagaaggTAGAAGGAGACggtgacgacgaagaagatgacgaagaagacggtggAGGAGGGTATTTGATTTGA